One Rubripirellula reticaptiva genomic region harbors:
- a CDS encoding ArnT family glycosyltransferase: MLTPVKTKIRCWWNETLFPIAAESKIQSKPWTKRQETIAMWVLVAASAAILMPSLSYPLIEPDETRYAQIAIEMNDSQNWITPTLSGQPYLDKPPLMYWLTALSFKCFGNTEMAARLPAVLASLATILVSFLLGKRILAARPAFLGSVALLLCGGFVFAGRFLILDSLLSFFVVTTLLSAYIAVRQESHHWGWWMFAGIACALGVLTKGPVALLLCGPPVVVSAWLRQDSTRPKFLHWAAFGAPIAIVCIPWYIAVWKSNPAFGDYFFLEHNLKRFTQGSNHKEPFWFYAPSLLAAMFPTSLVLPSLGFFLVGRSDAKRGLRSKDMGFLFLAAGWILLFFSLASCKLPTYILPALPLLCLMIGGMLDQTVLRPERENGISAYLKPFPQRASLILLFTLILVMSLDVWFGGTVSAVTIAAGIGGAAVLAVVLRYWNTDKAFSASAWAFTAAFAAGVISFTTARFVPTVAAERSVLGKVAKLTADNPNALVVFFDEKSHGAKVELPIQTHVHLQTARTGGLDRTILNHQELVVVVGQADRQFARDTLSSAYKLVAASDNDEVYVARRIKPNGTAQAVVKKRELH; the protein is encoded by the coding sequence ATGCTGACTCCTGTAAAGACAAAGATTCGATGTTGGTGGAACGAGACGCTGTTTCCGATCGCCGCTGAATCTAAAATTCAGTCCAAACCATGGACAAAGCGTCAAGAGACGATCGCGATGTGGGTATTGGTTGCGGCGAGCGCTGCGATTCTGATGCCCTCGTTGTCGTACCCGTTGATTGAACCGGACGAAACTCGGTACGCACAGATTGCGATCGAGATGAACGATTCGCAGAACTGGATCACACCGACGTTGTCCGGCCAGCCCTACCTGGACAAGCCGCCGCTGATGTACTGGTTGACGGCGTTAAGTTTCAAGTGCTTTGGCAACACCGAAATGGCGGCGCGTTTGCCGGCAGTTTTGGCGTCGCTGGCGACGATTCTGGTTAGCTTTCTTCTGGGGAAAAGAATCCTGGCAGCACGACCGGCATTTTTGGGTTCAGTCGCTTTGCTGCTTTGTGGTGGATTTGTTTTCGCCGGTCGATTCTTGATTCTTGATTCGCTTCTTTCGTTCTTTGTGGTCACAACGCTGTTGTCGGCCTACATCGCCGTTCGCCAGGAATCCCATCATTGGGGATGGTGGATGTTTGCAGGCATCGCGTGTGCGCTGGGTGTGCTGACCAAGGGCCCAGTTGCGCTGTTGCTGTGCGGGCCTCCGGTCGTAGTTAGCGCATGGCTACGACAAGATTCGACACGACCAAAGTTCCTACATTGGGCTGCTTTTGGCGCGCCGATCGCCATCGTTTGCATTCCTTGGTACATCGCCGTTTGGAAGTCGAACCCCGCCTTTGGTGACTACTTCTTCCTTGAACACAATCTAAAACGATTCACACAAGGATCGAACCACAAGGAACCATTTTGGTTCTATGCACCGTCGTTGCTGGCTGCGATGTTTCCGACTTCGTTGGTGTTGCCATCACTGGGATTTTTCCTGGTCGGTCGCTCCGATGCAAAGCGTGGTTTGCGGTCCAAGGACATGGGGTTTCTGTTCTTGGCGGCAGGATGGATTCTATTGTTCTTTTCGCTTGCTAGCTGCAAATTGCCTACCTATATCCTGCCGGCCCTTCCGTTGCTTTGCTTGATGATCGGTGGCATGTTGGATCAAACGGTGCTTCGCCCCGAACGCGAAAACGGGATCTCCGCCTACTTGAAGCCGTTCCCCCAACGCGCTTCGCTGATCCTGCTGTTCACGTTAATCTTGGTGATGTCGCTGGATGTTTGGTTTGGCGGAACGGTTTCGGCAGTCACGATTGCCGCAGGAATCGGCGGGGCGGCGGTGCTTGCCGTTGTGCTGCGGTACTGGAACACCGACAAAGCGTTCTCGGCATCTGCCTGGGCATTTACTGCCGCGTTTGCCGCCGGAGTGATTAGTTTCACGACCGCCCGTTTCGTGCCAACCGTGGCAGCGGAACGATCGGTTCTCGGGAAAGTCGCCAAGCTGACAGCGGATAATCCGAATGCGTTGGTCGTTTTCTTCGATGAAAAATCTCATGGCGCTAAAGTCGAATTGCCGATCCAAACGCATGTACACCTGCAAACAGCGCGGACAGGCGGTCTGGATCGCACGATTTTGAATCATCAGGAGCTTGTCGTGGTGGTCGGTCAAGCAGACCGACAGTTCGCGCGCGATACTCTTTCATCTGCCTATAAGTTGGTCGCCGCCAGTGACAATGACGAAGTCTACGTTGCTCGGCGGATCAAGCCGAACGGCACAGCTCAGGCTGTCGTCAAAAAACGAGAGCTTCATTAG
- a CDS encoding LptF/LptG family permease, giving the protein MTTIQIRIGMDILKMFSVALVALTVLVMFIGVAREALEQGLGVAGVLQLIPYAAPNALAVAVPGTALFSVCCVYGRMSADNEFTAMQSVGISPIPAMLPAIVITTVLSLATVGLINTAFTWGFHGIQKVVMSSVERVAYGVLQRDRSFQHGSMSLNVRDVQGKTLVDPVINLRRANNESVSINARSATLSYDDDAEALTLSVTDGSASVGGKASFHFPDTLVHTIPLSNRPAYDVLTANPSHMPMSDFASATVKQKLDIHQRESEVAVRVGFSVLGSRCDTICDSAAQARLDAVARSHKRLRRIDTEVHRRWSSGFTCLAMALLGIPLAIRMKTADTMTTFGIVFLPTLLVYYPIFALCLDMAKEGKILSIGVWIANGLSVAIGVLLIRRTVYFPA; this is encoded by the coding sequence GTGACCACGATCCAAATACGAATCGGGATGGATATCCTGAAGATGTTCTCTGTCGCGCTGGTTGCGCTGACGGTCTTGGTCATGTTCATCGGGGTAGCCCGTGAAGCACTCGAGCAAGGTTTAGGGGTCGCGGGCGTATTGCAGTTGATTCCCTACGCAGCACCTAACGCGTTGGCAGTAGCGGTGCCTGGCACCGCTCTGTTTAGTGTGTGCTGCGTGTATGGCCGGATGTCGGCCGATAACGAGTTTACCGCGATGCAATCGGTCGGCATTTCGCCGATTCCGGCAATGCTGCCTGCGATTGTGATCACCACCGTGCTGAGTTTGGCGACGGTTGGATTGATCAACACAGCGTTCACTTGGGGCTTTCACGGCATTCAAAAGGTCGTGATGTCGTCGGTCGAACGAGTCGCTTATGGTGTTCTTCAACGCGACCGAAGCTTTCAACACGGATCAATGTCGCTGAACGTTCGCGACGTCCAGGGCAAGACGTTGGTTGATCCCGTGATCAACCTGCGCCGCGCCAACAATGAATCGGTCTCGATCAATGCTCGCAGCGCCACGTTGTCTTACGATGACGACGCCGAAGCGTTGACATTAAGCGTGACGGATGGATCGGCGAGTGTCGGTGGGAAGGCTTCCTTCCATTTTCCCGACACGCTTGTACACACGATTCCGCTGTCCAACCGGCCAGCCTACGACGTGCTGACGGCAAACCCATCGCACATGCCGATGTCGGACTTTGCATCGGCAACGGTCAAACAAAAATTGGACATTCACCAACGCGAAAGTGAAGTCGCGGTGCGGGTCGGTTTCAGCGTCCTGGGCTCTCGATGCGACACCATATGCGACTCCGCCGCACAGGCCCGCCTGGACGCGGTTGCGAGAAGCCACAAACGTCTGCGACGGATTGATACCGAAGTCCATCGTCGGTGGTCCAGCGGGTTCACCTGTCTGGCGATGGCGCTGCTTGGGATTCCCCTAGCGATTCGAATGAAAACGGCGGACACGATGACCACGTTTGGCATCGTGTTCCTCCCCACTCTGTTGGTTTACTACCCGATCTTTGCCCTGTGTTTGGATATGGCAAAGGAAGGGAAAATTCTTTCCATAGGCGTCTGGATTGCGAACGGTCTGTCGGTCGCAATCGGAGTCCTGTTGATTCGAAGAACTGTTTATTTTCCGGCCTAG
- a CDS encoding glycosyltransferase, with protein sequence MHPQNDPQESSISLILPAWNECEVIVQAIEEADAALRLVSDDYEIIVVDDGSTDGTADLVRACAVEHPAVRLISHNPNQGYGAALRTGFSAAEKELVMFTDADCQFDLTELDRFVLLSKRYDVVCGYRIDRKDTALRCLYSRVYNQMVRILLQTGVRDVDCAMKLFHRDVIRSLTISGNGFLVNSELLTQVNQRGLSLVEVGVSHRLRTEGNSTVSIAHIPRVLTSMARYWWNSVQFPGSATSHSDDKPRIAGTAAPVASTNNILGDRQAGWLQLALLVVAALFLLTNLGYPLIDRDETRYAEIPREMLATGNWVLPQLNFQTYYDKPPLLYWLCAASFKLFGMSESAARLVPALAALATLASTMFFGTRWFGRQIGLFAGGVLMLSVGFAFTSRYLLLDGVLTLMICTSMFAAYESIRGGKVKLGWWLVSAIACGLGFMTKGPVALILWLPPVFAMAWLSEGHAKPRWWHYGIVGGVVALIAMPWLIAVSRQDPDFLMQFFWVHNFGRFAGEFHSQPIWYFVPVLLVAGHPWSFLTIPYARFLFAKKSAAQSQRPLAIGFLLLWTAWCFAFFSCSSCKLPTYVLPAAPALALMVGHYLDQMMRQTQSQTEHWFAIFWSARGATVATCLGGVGFVMFVITMGIDVPSTIYLWAMMWAGMLVMAILLINDRHQSKLAWASSSAAAFLFAIMVMHQMVPAYSRDQTLFGSGSPLERQIAFSMGGLATQSIATRPMATVSHEFSEVPFYLSRSDIPNFDNVRDVKLAEYVRNNPGTLLVIQNRVDQALLRQSMPVGTKIVSLGKRGPGYIVEVTPPIEATKPVSQVAARHTVGVSR encoded by the coding sequence ATGCACCCCCAGAACGACCCTCAAGAATCCTCGATTTCGCTGATTTTGCCCGCATGGAATGAATGCGAGGTGATCGTTCAGGCGATCGAGGAAGCGGACGCGGCGCTACGACTGGTCTCCGACGATTATGAAATTATCGTTGTCGACGATGGTAGCACTGACGGAACCGCCGATTTGGTCCGAGCTTGCGCGGTGGAGCATCCGGCCGTTCGCTTGATTTCTCACAATCCGAACCAGGGATACGGCGCCGCACTTCGAACTGGATTCTCGGCCGCCGAAAAAGAACTGGTGATGTTCACCGACGCGGACTGCCAGTTCGACCTGACGGAACTGGATCGGTTCGTCTTGCTGTCGAAACGCTACGACGTCGTCTGCGGATACCGCATCGATCGCAAAGACACGGCGCTGCGTTGCTTGTATTCGCGAGTCTACAACCAAATGGTGCGAATCTTGTTGCAGACAGGTGTTCGCGACGTCGATTGCGCCATGAAGTTGTTCCATCGCGACGTGATTCGCAGCCTGACCATTTCCGGCAACGGATTCTTGGTCAATTCAGAACTGCTGACCCAAGTCAACCAACGCGGCCTGAGCCTGGTCGAAGTCGGTGTTTCGCATCGATTACGAACCGAAGGCAACAGCACCGTTTCGATCGCGCACATCCCTCGCGTCTTGACCAGCATGGCGCGTTACTGGTGGAACTCGGTTCAATTTCCGGGTTCCGCGACAAGTCATAGCGATGACAAACCACGGATTGCCGGCACGGCTGCCCCGGTCGCATCCACCAATAATATCCTCGGCGATCGCCAAGCTGGCTGGCTTCAATTGGCGTTGTTAGTCGTCGCAGCCTTGTTCTTGCTGACGAACCTTGGATATCCGTTGATCGATCGTGACGAGACCCGTTACGCCGAGATTCCTCGCGAGATGTTGGCGACCGGAAATTGGGTTCTTCCGCAATTGAATTTTCAAACTTATTACGACAAGCCACCGTTGCTGTATTGGTTATGTGCGGCAAGTTTCAAATTATTCGGCATGTCCGAATCGGCCGCTCGTTTGGTGCCTGCCTTGGCAGCACTTGCGACACTGGCAAGCACGATGTTTTTTGGCACACGTTGGTTCGGCCGGCAAATTGGTCTGTTCGCTGGCGGTGTCTTGATGCTGTCGGTTGGGTTTGCCTTCACCAGTCGATACTTGTTGCTTGATGGTGTCCTGACACTGATGATCTGCACGTCGATGTTCGCCGCGTACGAGTCGATTCGTGGCGGCAAGGTCAAGCTAGGTTGGTGGCTCGTCTCGGCGATTGCTTGTGGACTCGGTTTCATGACCAAGGGACCCGTCGCGCTAATTCTTTGGCTTCCGCCTGTCTTCGCGATGGCGTGGTTGTCCGAAGGGCACGCCAAGCCACGATGGTGGCACTATGGGATCGTTGGCGGCGTTGTTGCGTTGATTGCGATGCCGTGGTTGATTGCCGTGTCGCGGCAAGATCCAGACTTCTTGATGCAGTTCTTTTGGGTTCACAACTTCGGTCGTTTCGCCGGTGAATTTCACTCTCAACCGATTTGGTACTTCGTGCCAGTGTTGTTGGTCGCGGGACACCCATGGTCGTTCCTGACGATACCTTATGCCCGATTTTTGTTTGCCAAGAAATCCGCCGCTCAGAGTCAGCGTCCGCTCGCGATCGGATTTTTGTTGTTGTGGACCGCTTGGTGTTTTGCGTTCTTTTCGTGTTCAAGTTGCAAGTTGCCGACCTACGTGCTGCCGGCCGCACCGGCGCTGGCGTTGATGGTCGGACATTACCTGGACCAAATGATGCGGCAGACTCAGTCGCAAACCGAACACTGGTTCGCGATTTTCTGGTCTGCTCGCGGAGCCACGGTCGCCACGTGTTTGGGCGGCGTCGGCTTTGTCATGTTTGTGATCACGATGGGCATCGACGTACCGTCGACAATCTACCTTTGGGCGATGATGTGGGCCGGCATGTTGGTGATGGCGATCTTGTTGATCAACGATCGTCACCAGTCCAAATTGGCCTGGGCATCATCGTCGGCCGCCGCATTTTTGTTCGCGATCATGGTGATGCACCAAATGGTCCCGGCCTACAGTCGCGATCAAACTTTATTCGGTAGTGGATCACCGCTAGAGCGACAAATTGCCTTCTCAATGGGCGGCCTGGCAACCCAATCCATTGCGACTCGGCCAATGGCCACGGTGTCGCATGAGTTTTCAGAGGTGCCGTTTTACCTTAGTCGCAGCGACATCCCGAATTTCGATAATGTTCGCGACGTGAAACTCGCCGAATATGTTCGCAACAACCCCGGTACGCTGCTGGTAATCCAGAATCGAGTCGACCAAGCCTTGCTGCGACAAAGCATGCCGGTCGGCACCAAAATTGTTTCACTCGGCAAACGTGGTCCTGGCTATATCGTCGAAGTCACACCGCCAATCGAAGCCACAAAACCTGTCTCGCAGGTTGCCGCTCGTCACACGGTCGGGGTGTCGCGATGA